From Oryza sativa Japonica Group chromosome 4, ASM3414082v1, one genomic window encodes:
- the LOC4334909 gene encoding uMP-CMP kinase 2 isoform 2 (isoform 2 is encoded by transcript variant 2) produces MWRRQVGALLLRHRSTPSSTLRHHLPLPVPDQSPPLASNLLLRLFTSQSGEGGDGATKPFIAFVLGGPGSGKGTQCVRIASDFGFAHLSAGDLLRSEISTGSEKGELILNIIKEGKIVPSEITVELIRKAMESSDAKRVLIDGFPRCEENRIAFERITGTEPDLVIFFDCPEDEMVKRLLGRNQGRVDDNIETIKKRLKVFESLNIPVVDYYTSRGKVHKINATGTEEEIFGAVHKLFSSLSLFSLIEGIGKRANGGKSLHLQHAWTTIGHDAFSTAAARR; encoded by the exons ATGTGGCGGCGGCAAGTGGGTGCCCTTCTTCTCCGGCACCGATCCACGCCTTCCTCCACCCTCCGccaccatctccccctccccgtCCCCGACCAG AGCCCACCTCTCGCTTCCAATCTTCTGCTCCGCCTCTTCACTTCTCAATCT GGAGAGGGGGGTGATGGTGCCACCAAGCCCTTCATTGCTTTCGTCTTAG GGGGTCCCGGGAGTGGGAAAGGTACGCAATGTGTCCGGATCGCTTCTGATTTTGGGTTTGCTCATTTGAGTGCTGGTGACCTTCTACGGAGTGAAATTTCAACTGGCAGTGAGAAAGG GGAGTTGATCTTAAATATAATAAAAGAAGGGAAGATTGTTCCATCAGAGATTACTGTTGAACTGATTAGAAAAGCTATGGAATCGAGCGATGCTAAAAGGGTTCTTATTGATGGTTTCCCAAGGTGTGAGGAAAACAGGATCGCCTTTGAAAGAATA ACTGGAACAGAACCAGACCTTGTGATTTTCTTTGACTGCCCTGAGGATGAGATGGTTAAACGTTTACTAGGCCGTAACCAG GGACGAGTGGATGATAACATTGAAACAATCAAGAAGCGCCTAAAGGTGTTTGAGAGTCTAAATATTCCTGTTGTTGACTACTACACTTCAAGAGGAAAGGTTCACAAG ATAAATGCAACCGGAACTGAAGAAGAAATCTTTGGAGCAGTCCACAAGCTGTTTTCCTCCTTAAG TCTATTCTCTCTCATTGAGGGCATTGGGAAGCGTGCAAATGGTGGGAAAAGTTTGCATCTGCAGCATGCATGGACGACGATTGGTCATGATGCTTTTTCTACAGCTGCAGCCCGGCGATAG
- the LOC4334909 gene encoding uMP-CMP kinase 2 isoform X1, with the protein MWRRQVGALLLRHRSTPSSTLRHHLPLPVPDQSPPLASNLLLRLFTSQSGEGGDGATKPFIAFVLGGPGSGKGTQCVRIASDFGFAHLSAGDLLRSEISTGSEKGELILNIIKEGKIVPSEITVELIRKAMESSDAKRVLIDGFPRCEENRIAFERITGTEPDLVIFFDCPEDEMVKRLLGRNQGRVDDNIETIKKRLKVFESLNIPVVDYYTSRGKVHKINATGTEEEIFGAVHKLFSSLRALGSVQMVGKVCICSMHGRRLVMMLFLQLQPGDRLSAGYSLSPVFSLFHVGFILDE; encoded by the exons ATGTGGCGGCGGCAAGTGGGTGCCCTTCTTCTCCGGCACCGATCCACGCCTTCCTCCACCCTCCGccaccatctccccctccccgtCCCCGACCAG AGCCCACCTCTCGCTTCCAATCTTCTGCTCCGCCTCTTCACTTCTCAATCT GGAGAGGGGGGTGATGGTGCCACCAAGCCCTTCATTGCTTTCGTCTTAG GGGGTCCCGGGAGTGGGAAAGGTACGCAATGTGTCCGGATCGCTTCTGATTTTGGGTTTGCTCATTTGAGTGCTGGTGACCTTCTACGGAGTGAAATTTCAACTGGCAGTGAGAAAGG GGAGTTGATCTTAAATATAATAAAAGAAGGGAAGATTGTTCCATCAGAGATTACTGTTGAACTGATTAGAAAAGCTATGGAATCGAGCGATGCTAAAAGGGTTCTTATTGATGGTTTCCCAAGGTGTGAGGAAAACAGGATCGCCTTTGAAAGAATA ACTGGAACAGAACCAGACCTTGTGATTTTCTTTGACTGCCCTGAGGATGAGATGGTTAAACGTTTACTAGGCCGTAACCAG GGACGAGTGGATGATAACATTGAAACAATCAAGAAGCGCCTAAAGGTGTTTGAGAGTCTAAATATTCCTGTTGTTGACTACTACACTTCAAGAGGAAAGGTTCACAAG ATAAATGCAACCGGAACTGAAGAAGAAATCTTTGGAGCAGTCCACAAGCTGTTTTCCTCCTTAAG GGCATTGGGAAGCGTGCAAATGGTGGGAAAAGTTTGCATCTGCAGCATGCATGGACGACGATTGGTCATGATGCTTTTTCTACAGCTGCAGCCCGGCGATAGATTAAGCGCCggctactctctctctcctgtttTCTCACTCTTCCATGTAGGATTTATCTTAGATGAATAG
- the LOC107278779 gene encoding peroxidase 44: MERRFYNDNTIAPAIIRMLFHDCFVTGCDASLLIVPTPTRPSPERVAIPNQTLRALNIVNAVKSALEAACPGVVSCADALALMARDSFALLGGTAYDVALGRRDALHSNSWEDDLPAPFSSLDDTLRHFAAKGFTADETVLLFGAHTVGAAHCSSFRYRLARPDDGTMDESLRCDMVGVCGLADQPAAADYAMTFLDPVTPFAVDNAYYAQLMSNRSLLQVDQEAATHAATAGYVAYYAANPDAFLQRFSEVMAKLGTVGVLEGDAGEVRTVCTKYNTS; this comes from the exons ATGGAACGCCGCTTCTACAACGACAATACCATCGCCCCCGCCATCATCCGCATGctcttccacgactgcttcgtcacC GGTTGCGACGCTTCTCTGCTCATCGTCCCCACGCCGACGCGCCCGTCGCCGGAGCGGGTGGCCATCCCCAACCAGACCTTGCGCGCCTTGAACATCGTCAACGCCGTCAAGTCCGCCCTCGAGGCCGCCTGCCCGGGcgtcgtctcctgcgccgacgcGCTCGCCCTCATGGCGCGGGACTCCTTCGCCCTCCTCGGCGGCACCGCCTACGACGTCGCGCTCGGCCGCCGCGACGCCCTCCACTCCAACTCCTGGGAGGACGACCTCCCGGCGCCCTTCTCCTCCCTCGACGACACGCTCCGCCACTTCGCCGCCAAGGGCTTCACCGCCGACGAGACCGTCCTCCTCTTCGGCGCCCACACCGTCGGCGCCGCGCACTGCTCCTCCTTCCGCTACCGCCTCGCCAGGCCGGACGACGGCACCATGGACGAGAGCCTCCGCTGCGACATGGTCGGCGTCTGCGGCCTCGCCGaccagccggcggcggccgactaCGCCATGACCTTCCTCGACCCCGTCACGCCCTTCGCCGTCGACAACGCCTACTACGCGCAGCTCATGAGCAACAGGAGCCTCCTGCAGGTGGACCAGGAGGCCGCCACGCACGCCGCCACGGCGGGCTACGTCGCCTACTACGCGGCCAACCCCGACGCCTTCCTGCAGAGGTTCTCGGAGGTGATGGCCAAGCTCGGGACGGTCGGCGTGCTCgagggcgacgccggcgaggtcaGGACAGTCTGCACCAAGTACAACACTAGCTAG
- the LOC4334909 gene encoding uMP-CMP kinase 2 isoform 1 (isoform 1 is encoded by transcript variant 1): MWRRQVGALLLRHRSTPSSTLRHHLPLPVPDQSPPLASNLLLRLFTSQSGEGGDGATKPFIAFVLGGPGSGKGTQCVRIASDFGFAHLSAGDLLRSEISTGSEKGELILNIIKEGKIVPSEITVELIRKAMESSDAKRVLIDGFPRCEENRIAFERITGTEPDLVIFFDCPEDEMVKRLLGRNQGRVDDNIETIKKRLKVFESLNIPVVDYYTSRGKVHKINATGTEEEIFGAVHKLFSSLRF, encoded by the exons ATGTGGCGGCGGCAAGTGGGTGCCCTTCTTCTCCGGCACCGATCCACGCCTTCCTCCACCCTCCGccaccatctccccctccccgtCCCCGACCAG AGCCCACCTCTCGCTTCCAATCTTCTGCTCCGCCTCTTCACTTCTCAATCT GGAGAGGGGGGTGATGGTGCCACCAAGCCCTTCATTGCTTTCGTCTTAG GGGGTCCCGGGAGTGGGAAAGGTACGCAATGTGTCCGGATCGCTTCTGATTTTGGGTTTGCTCATTTGAGTGCTGGTGACCTTCTACGGAGTGAAATTTCAACTGGCAGTGAGAAAGG GGAGTTGATCTTAAATATAATAAAAGAAGGGAAGATTGTTCCATCAGAGATTACTGTTGAACTGATTAGAAAAGCTATGGAATCGAGCGATGCTAAAAGGGTTCTTATTGATGGTTTCCCAAGGTGTGAGGAAAACAGGATCGCCTTTGAAAGAATA ACTGGAACAGAACCAGACCTTGTGATTTTCTTTGACTGCCCTGAGGATGAGATGGTTAAACGTTTACTAGGCCGTAACCAG GGACGAGTGGATGATAACATTGAAACAATCAAGAAGCGCCTAAAGGTGTTTGAGAGTCTAAATATTCCTGTTGTTGACTACTACACTTCAAGAGGAAAGGTTCACAAG ATAAATGCAACCGGAACTGAAGAAGAAATCTTTGGAGCAGTCCACAAGCTGTTTTCCTCCTTAAG GTTTTGA
- the LOC4334910 gene encoding uncharacterized LOC4334910 → MASSSSSLGLGAIFQSGCPLLPPRPAVRRAPTRRRAVATKISCIGWDPEGVLGPPQGGHIVRLEFRRRLERDSDAREAFERQVREEHERRRQEREARVIPDTDAGLVEFFLDTEAREIEVEIGRLRPRLNQPFFDYIQREIAQIKFSITRTAEMEDRLIELEAMQKVLLEGVEAYDKLQNDLVSAKERLTKILQSSDKKSTLLEMVERNELNMSILTLLDENIASAKTNNQEEAVAFMENVRSSILKYITV, encoded by the exons AtggcttcctcttcctcctcccttggCCTTGGCGCCATCTTCCAAAGCGGCTGCCCcctcctcccgcctcgccccgccgtccgccgcgcgcCCACcaggcgccgcgccgtcgccaccaagATCTCCTGCATCGGATGG GACCCCGAGGGCGTCCTCGGCCCGCCGCAGGGCGGCCACATCGTGCGCCTCgagttccgccgccgcctcgagagGGACTCCGACGCCCGCGAGGCCTTCGAGCGCCAGGTCCGCGAGGAGCACGAGCGACGCCGCCAGGAGCGCGAG GCGCGGGTCATCCCTGACACGGACGCCGGCCTCGTCGAGTTCTTCCTCGACACGGAGGCGCGCGAGATCGAGGTAGAGATCGGCAGGCTCCGCCCCAGGCTCAACCAGCCCTTCTTCGACTACATCCAGCGCGAGATCGCCCAGATCAAGTTCTCAATCACCCGAACAGCG GAAATGGAGGACCGATTGATCGAGTTGGAAGCGATGCAAAAGGTTCTGCTTGAGGGAGTGG AGGCCTATGACAAGTTGCAAAATGACCTTGTCAGCGCGAAAGAACGCCTCACAAAGATCCTGCAATCAAGCGACAAAAAATCGACA CTTCTTGAAATGGTTGAACGGAATGAGCTCAACATGTCCATACTAACACTCCTCGATGAAAATATAGCAAGCGCCAAGACCAACAATCAG GAAGAAGCTGTGGCTTTCATGGAGAATGTTCGCTCATCCATCCTGAAATATATTACAGTATGA